The Salvelinus sp. IW2-2015 linkage group LG15, ASM291031v2, whole genome shotgun sequence genome includes a region encoding these proteins:
- the LOC111975036 gene encoding phosphatidylinositol-3,5-bisphosphate 3-phosphatase MTMR3 isoform X3 yields the protein MEEGPQSMECIQANQIFPKKPPVLEEESLQVPFPELHGEFTKYVGRAEDAIIAMSSYRLHIKFKESIVNVPLQLIETVECRDMFQLHVTCKDCKVVRCQFSTLEQCQEWLKRLNAAVRPPSCLEDLFSFPFHAWCVDVYAGEKEQHGELCRPGEHVTSWFKNEVERMGFDTQNAWRISDINSKFRLCSSYPQQLLVPAWITDKELENVADFRSWKRFPAVVFRHQSTGAVIARCGQPEVSWWGWRNADDEHLVQSIARACAVDCSSRKHLANGSYINGTIGTNDLVXTDFESSLTNSSEVETLAIQPQKLLILDARSYAAAVANRAKGGGCECPEYYPNCEVVFMGMANIHSIRKSFQSLRFLCTQMPDPANWLSALESTKWLQHLSLLLKAALLVVNAVDRDHRPVLVHCSDGWDRTPQIAALSKLLLDPYYRTIEGFQVLVETEWLDFGHKFADRCGHGENSEDLNERCPVFLQWLDCVHQLQRQFPCSFEFNEAFLVKMVQHSYSCLFGTFLCNSGKEREDRQVGERTCSVWSLLRPANRALRNMLYSSHSETVLHPVCHVRNLMLWTAVYLPSSSPTTPSDESCAPYPVPGANPEDTPLGRRPKTRSFDNLPSACELGSSLAPNRRSSDPNLNEKWQDHRRSLELNIAMGPDGGGAQEGRANGQPGAAGPQAGTADSEPEDSPEGGQIELRDGASKGLLAAGEELELSIELAVAEGQMENILQEATKEEVGADTQREDNAAAPPIAVAQTLIDANVNGRETEKEASTSDGKADKQANINGAENQTEATITNGHHPEKGTDEPEEESSVSPGSPTDVPEEQEAIEKPEEVLVKQVLENHTAQEEPDHNPSTSTPSPAHATLRTITNGFGERTPVAAENHLPPELKSSRHLSEVLVQADKKASLMESSTETLTEEACTRPEAPVQAPICAGPQPCSEGRSQPPCHRRLNGEAEPEQGAPRTSNGGHKRPSVSAFQSLSADPSREGLCNGESLEGEPCSGPHWAKVNGERAPLSRQVSLASCNSLTHHRRGSCSQHRCLHALMGRPAATPSPEQPARSHLDDDGLTLHTDAIQQRLRQIEAGHQMEVETLKKQVQELWSRLESHHHAASLRINGDMGDEVTSMTDSEYNLDASCLSRCSTELFSEASWEQVDKNDTEVTRWYPDHLAAQCYGCESRFWLATRKHHCSDREPVQEVWNCGNVFCASCCDQKIPVPSQQLFEPTRVCKTCYGSLQINTAPNPMELELEEPITASSN from the exons GAGGAGGGGCCGCAGAGCATGGAATGTATCCAGGCCAATCAGATCTTCCCCAAGAAGCCCCCAGTCCTGGAGGAGGAGAGCCTGCAG GTGCCCTTTCCCGAGCTGCATGGGGAGTTCACAAAGTATGTGGGGAGAGCGGAGGATGCAATCATCGCCATGTCCAGCTACCGCCTGCACATCAAGTTCAAAGAGTCCATCGTAAAT GTCCCTCTGCAGCTCATAGAGACTGTGGAGTGTCGTGACATGTTCCAGCTCCATGTCACCTGCAAGGACTGTAAGGTCGTCAG GTGTCAGTTCTCCACCTTAGAGCAGTGTCAGGAGTGGCTGAAGCGGTTGAACGCTGCGGTKCGCCCTCCGTCTTGCTTGGAGgacctcttctccttccccttccATGCCTGGTGTGTGGACGTGTACGCCGGGGAGAAGGAGCAGCACGGGGAGCTGTGCAGGCCAG GAGAGCATGTGACTTCCTGGTTCAAGAATGAGGTGGAGAGGATGGGCTTTGACACTCAAAACGCCTGGAGGATATCTGACATCAACAGCAAGTTCAG GCTGTGCTCCAGCTATCCGCAGCAGCTCCTGGTGCCAGCCTGGATCACAGACAAGGAGCTGGAGAACGTGGCAGACTTCCGCTCCTGGAAGAGGTTCCCGGCCGTTGTGTTCAG gCACCAGAGCACTGGGGCTGTGATCGCCCGCTGCGGCCAGCCGGAGGTCAGTTGGTGGGGCTGGAGGAATGCAGACGACGAGCACCTGGTCCAGTCCATCGCCAGGGCCTGTGCTGTGGACTGCAGCTCCCGCAAACACCTGGCAAACGGATCCTACATCAATGGAACCATCGGCACCAATGACCTCGTGMACACTGACTTCG AATCGTCCCTGACGAACAGCTCGGAGGTAGAGACGCTGGCCATCCAGCCACAAAAGCTGCTGATCCTGGATGCCAGGTCCTATGCAGCCGCTGTGGCCAACAGGGCCAAGGGAGGGGGCTGTGAATGCCCAG AGTACTACCCCAACTGTGAGGTTGTGTTCATGGGCATGGCCAACATTCACTCCATCCGCAAGAGTTTCCAGTCCCTGCGCTTCCTCTGCACCCAGATGCCAGACCCGGCCAA CTGGCTGTCTGCTCTGGAGAGCACCAAGTGGCTGCAGCacctgtctctgctgctgaagGCTGCCCTGCTGGTGGTGAACGCTGTGGACCGCGACCACAGACCTGTTCTGGTGCACTGCTCTGACGGATGGGACCGCACGCCCCAGATCGCTGCCCTGTCCAAGCTCTTGTTGGACCCATACTACCGCACCATTGAG GGTTTCCAGGTGCTGGTGGAGACTGAGTGGCTGGACTTTGGCCATAAGTTTGCTGACCGCTGTGGCCACGGGGAGAACTCCGAGGACCTGAACGAGCGCTGCCCGGTCTTCCTGCAGTGGCTGGACTGTGTTCACCAGCTCCAAAGGCAGTTCCCATGCTCCTTTGAATTCAATGAGGCCTTCCTG GTGAAGATGGTGCAGCATTCCTACTCGTGTCTGTTTGGCACCTTCCTGTGCAACAGTGGTAAGGAGAGGGAGGACCGGCAGGTTGGGGAGAGGACCTGCTCCGTGTGGTCACTGCTGCGACCAGCCAACCGCGCCTTGAGGAACATGCTCTACTCCTCCCACTCCGAGACT GTGCTCCACCCAGTGTGTCATGTACGTAACCTGATGCTGTGGACAGCAGTCTACCTTCCCAGCTCCTCCCCCACCACGCCCTCTGACGAGTCGTGTGCACCCTATCCCGTGCCTGGTGCCAACCCTGAGGACACTCCCCTGGGCAG ACGTCCGAAGACCCGTTCCTTCGATAACTTGCCCAGCGCATGTGAGCTGGGGAGCTCGCTTGCCCCCAACCGGCGCTCCAGTGACCCAAACCTAAATGAGAAGTGGCAGGACCACCGGCGCTCTCTGGAGCTCAACATCGCTATGGGGCCCGACGGAGGGGGAGCTCAGGAAGGGCGTGCTAACGGCCAGCCTGGAGCAGCAGGGCCTCAGGCAGGCACGGCCGACTCTGAGCCGGAAGACAGCCCTGAAGGAGGGCAGATTGAGCTGAGAGACGGAGCCTCCAAGGGGTTGTTAGCAGCAGGAGAAGAGCTTGAGCTCTCCATTGAGCTGGCTGTGGCAGAGGGACAGATGGAGAACATTCTCCAGGAAGCAACAAAGGAGGAGGTTGGTGCCGATACTCAGAGAGAAGATAACGCTGCTGCTCCTCCTATTGCTGTGGCTCAAACTCTGATTGATGCTAACGTTAAtggaagagagacggagaaagaggcCAGCACCAGTGATGGTAAGGCTGATAAACAAGCtaacatcaatggggctgagAATCAGACGGAGGCTACTATCACTAATGGGCATCACCCAGAGAAGGGCACAGATGAGCCTGAGGAGGAGTCTAGTGTCTCTCCAGGCAGTCCCACGGACGTTCCAGAGGAGCAGGAGGCGATAGAGAAGCCGGAAGAAGTGCTAGTGAAGCAGGTTCTGGAGAACCATACTGCCCAGGAGGAGCCAGACCACAACCCTAGCACCAGCACCCCCAGCCCAGCCCACGCTACCCTTAGAACTATAACCAATGGCTTTGGAGAGAGGACACCAGTGGCTGCTGAGAATCACCTTCCACCAGAGCTTAAGTCCAGCAGACACCTCTCAGAGGTCCTGGTGCAGGCTGACAAGAAGGCCTCCCTCATGGAGAGCTCAACAGAGACTCTGACTGAAGAGGCCTGCACCAGGCCAGAGGCCCCAGTGCAGGCACCCATCTGTGCAGGCCCCCAGCCCTGCTCTGAAGGCAGGAGTCAACCCCCCTGCCACAGGAGATTGAACGGGGAGGCAGAGCCAGAGCAGGGGGCACCCAGGACTTCAAATGGAGGACACAAGCGGCCCTCTGTCAGTGCCTTCCAGTCTTTGAGTGCTGATCCCAGCAGGGAGGGACTGTGTAATGGCGAGAGCTTGGAGGGGGAGCCCTGCAGTGGCCCTCACTGGGCCAAGGTGAATGGGGAGCGGGCCCCACTGAGCCGCCAGGTGTCCCTGGCCTCCTGCAACTCCCTGACCCACCACCGCCGGGGCAGCTGCTCCCAGCACCGCTGCCTCCATGCCCTAATGGGGCGCCCCGCCGCCACACCCAGCCCCGAGCAGCCGGCCCGCAGTCACCTGGACGATGACGGGCTGACGCTCCACACGGACGCCATCCAGCAGCGGTTGAGGCAGATCGAGGCAGGCCACCAGATGGAGGTGGAGACGCTGAAGAAGCAGGTGCAGGAGCTGTGGAGCCGCCTGGAGAGCCATCACCACGCGGCGTCCCTCAGGATCAACGGAGATATGGGAGACGAAGTG ACCTCAATGACAGACTCTGAGTATAACCTGGATGCTAGCTGCCTGTCCCGCTGCAGCACAGAGCTCTTCTCCGAGGCTAGCTGGGAGCAGGTGGACAAGAATGACACTGAG GTGACCCGCTGGTACCCGGACCACTTGGCAGCCCAGTGCTACGGGTGTGAGAGTAGGTTCTGGCTCGCCACCAGGAAGCATCACTGCAG TGACAGGGAGCCTGTCCAAGAGGTCTG GAACTGTGGGAATGTATTCTGTGCCAGCTGCTGCGACCAGAAGATACCTGTGCCAAGCCAGCAGCTGTTTGAGCCCACCCGTGTTTGTAAGACCTGCTACGGCAGCCTCCAGATCAATACAGCTCCCAATCCCATGGAACTGGAGCTGGAAGAACCCATCACAGCCAGCTCCAACTAG
- the LOC111975036 gene encoding phosphatidylinositol-3,5-bisphosphate 3-phosphatase MTMR3 isoform X1, producing the protein MEEGPQSMECIQANQIFPKKPPVLEEESLQVPFPELHGEFTKYVGRAEDAIIAMSSYRLHIKFKESIVNSDSCCEVSVPLQLIETVECRDMFQLHVTCKDCKVVRCQFSTLEQCQEWLKRLNAAVRPPSCLEDLFSFPFHAWCVDVYAGEKEQHGELCRPGEHVTSWFKNEVERMGFDTQNAWRISDINSKFRLCSSYPQQLLVPAWITDKELENVADFRSWKRFPAVVFRHQSTGAVIARCGQPEVSWWGWRNADDEHLVQSIARACAVDCSSRKHLANGSYINGTIGTNDLVXTDFESSLTNSSEVETLAIQPQKLLILDARSYAAAVANRAKGGGCECPEYYPNCEVVFMGMANIHSIRKSFQSLRFLCTQMPDPANWLSALESTKWLQHLSLLLKAALLVVNAVDRDHRPVLVHCSDGWDRTPQIAALSKLLLDPYYRTIEGFQVLVETEWLDFGHKFADRCGHGENSEDLNERCPVFLQWLDCVHQLQRQFPCSFEFNEAFLVKMVQHSYSCLFGTFLCNSGKEREDRQVGERTCSVWSLLRPANRALRNMLYSSHSETVLHPVCHVRNLMLWTAVYLPSSSPTTPSDESCAPYPVPGANPEDTPLGRRPKTRSFDNLPSACELGSSLAPNRRSSDPNLNEKWQDHRRSLELNIAMGPDGGGAQEGRANGQPGAAGPQAGTADSEPEDSPEGGQIELRDGASKGLLAAGEELELSIELAVAEGQMENILQEATKEEVGADTQREDNAAAPPIAVAQTLIDANVNGRETEKEASTSDGKADKQANINGAENQTEATITNGHHPEKGTDEPEEESSVSPGSPTDVPEEQEAIEKPEEVLVKQVLENHTAQEEPDHNPSTSTPSPAHATLRTITNGFGERTPVAAENHLPPELKSSRHLSEVLVQADKKASLMESSTETLTEEACTRPEAPVQAPICAGPQPCSEGRSQPPCHRRLNGEAEPEQGAPRTSNGGHKRPSVSAFQSLSADPSREGLCNGESLEGEPCSGPHWAKVNGERAPLSRQVSLASCNSLTHHRRGSCSQHRCLHALMGRPAATPSPEQPARSHLDDDGLTLHTDAIQQRLRQIEAGHQMEVETLKKQVQELWSRLESHHHAASLRINGDMGDEVTSMTDSEYNLDASCLSRCSTELFSEASWEQVDKNDTEVTRWYPDHLAAQCYGCESRFWLATRKHHCSDREPVQEVWNCGNVFCASCCDQKIPVPSQQLFEPTRVCKTCYGSLQINTAPNPMELELEEPITASSN; encoded by the exons GAGGAGGGGCCGCAGAGCATGGAATGTATCCAGGCCAATCAGATCTTCCCCAAGAAGCCCCCAGTCCTGGAGGAGGAGAGCCTGCAG GTGCCCTTTCCCGAGCTGCATGGGGAGTTCACAAAGTATGTGGGGAGAGCGGAGGATGCAATCATCGCCATGTCCAGCTACCGCCTGCACATCAAGTTCAAAGAGTCCATCGTAAAT AGTGACAGTTGTTGTGAGGTGTCA GTCCCTCTGCAGCTCATAGAGACTGTGGAGTGTCGTGACATGTTCCAGCTCCATGTCACCTGCAAGGACTGTAAGGTCGTCAG GTGTCAGTTCTCCACCTTAGAGCAGTGTCAGGAGTGGCTGAAGCGGTTGAACGCTGCGGTKCGCCCTCCGTCTTGCTTGGAGgacctcttctccttccccttccATGCCTGGTGTGTGGACGTGTACGCCGGGGAGAAGGAGCAGCACGGGGAGCTGTGCAGGCCAG GAGAGCATGTGACTTCCTGGTTCAAGAATGAGGTGGAGAGGATGGGCTTTGACACTCAAAACGCCTGGAGGATATCTGACATCAACAGCAAGTTCAG GCTGTGCTCCAGCTATCCGCAGCAGCTCCTGGTGCCAGCCTGGATCACAGACAAGGAGCTGGAGAACGTGGCAGACTTCCGCTCCTGGAAGAGGTTCCCGGCCGTTGTGTTCAG gCACCAGAGCACTGGGGCTGTGATCGCCCGCTGCGGCCAGCCGGAGGTCAGTTGGTGGGGCTGGAGGAATGCAGACGACGAGCACCTGGTCCAGTCCATCGCCAGGGCCTGTGCTGTGGACTGCAGCTCCCGCAAACACCTGGCAAACGGATCCTACATCAATGGAACCATCGGCACCAATGACCTCGTGMACACTGACTTCG AATCGTCCCTGACGAACAGCTCGGAGGTAGAGACGCTGGCCATCCAGCCACAAAAGCTGCTGATCCTGGATGCCAGGTCCTATGCAGCCGCTGTGGCCAACAGGGCCAAGGGAGGGGGCTGTGAATGCCCAG AGTACTACCCCAACTGTGAGGTTGTGTTCATGGGCATGGCCAACATTCACTCCATCCGCAAGAGTTTCCAGTCCCTGCGCTTCCTCTGCACCCAGATGCCAGACCCGGCCAA CTGGCTGTCTGCTCTGGAGAGCACCAAGTGGCTGCAGCacctgtctctgctgctgaagGCTGCCCTGCTGGTGGTGAACGCTGTGGACCGCGACCACAGACCTGTTCTGGTGCACTGCTCTGACGGATGGGACCGCACGCCCCAGATCGCTGCCCTGTCCAAGCTCTTGTTGGACCCATACTACCGCACCATTGAG GGTTTCCAGGTGCTGGTGGAGACTGAGTGGCTGGACTTTGGCCATAAGTTTGCTGACCGCTGTGGCCACGGGGAGAACTCCGAGGACCTGAACGAGCGCTGCCCGGTCTTCCTGCAGTGGCTGGACTGTGTTCACCAGCTCCAAAGGCAGTTCCCATGCTCCTTTGAATTCAATGAGGCCTTCCTG GTGAAGATGGTGCAGCATTCCTACTCGTGTCTGTTTGGCACCTTCCTGTGCAACAGTGGTAAGGAGAGGGAGGACCGGCAGGTTGGGGAGAGGACCTGCTCCGTGTGGTCACTGCTGCGACCAGCCAACCGCGCCTTGAGGAACATGCTCTACTCCTCCCACTCCGAGACT GTGCTCCACCCAGTGTGTCATGTACGTAACCTGATGCTGTGGACAGCAGTCTACCTTCCCAGCTCCTCCCCCACCACGCCCTCTGACGAGTCGTGTGCACCCTATCCCGTGCCTGGTGCCAACCCTGAGGACACTCCCCTGGGCAG ACGTCCGAAGACCCGTTCCTTCGATAACTTGCCCAGCGCATGTGAGCTGGGGAGCTCGCTTGCCCCCAACCGGCGCTCCAGTGACCCAAACCTAAATGAGAAGTGGCAGGACCACCGGCGCTCTCTGGAGCTCAACATCGCTATGGGGCCCGACGGAGGGGGAGCTCAGGAAGGGCGTGCTAACGGCCAGCCTGGAGCAGCAGGGCCTCAGGCAGGCACGGCCGACTCTGAGCCGGAAGACAGCCCTGAAGGAGGGCAGATTGAGCTGAGAGACGGAGCCTCCAAGGGGTTGTTAGCAGCAGGAGAAGAGCTTGAGCTCTCCATTGAGCTGGCTGTGGCAGAGGGACAGATGGAGAACATTCTCCAGGAAGCAACAAAGGAGGAGGTTGGTGCCGATACTCAGAGAGAAGATAACGCTGCTGCTCCTCCTATTGCTGTGGCTCAAACTCTGATTGATGCTAACGTTAAtggaagagagacggagaaagaggcCAGCACCAGTGATGGTAAGGCTGATAAACAAGCtaacatcaatggggctgagAATCAGACGGAGGCTACTATCACTAATGGGCATCACCCAGAGAAGGGCACAGATGAGCCTGAGGAGGAGTCTAGTGTCTCTCCAGGCAGTCCCACGGACGTTCCAGAGGAGCAGGAGGCGATAGAGAAGCCGGAAGAAGTGCTAGTGAAGCAGGTTCTGGAGAACCATACTGCCCAGGAGGAGCCAGACCACAACCCTAGCACCAGCACCCCCAGCCCAGCCCACGCTACCCTTAGAACTATAACCAATGGCTTTGGAGAGAGGACACCAGTGGCTGCTGAGAATCACCTTCCACCAGAGCTTAAGTCCAGCAGACACCTCTCAGAGGTCCTGGTGCAGGCTGACAAGAAGGCCTCCCTCATGGAGAGCTCAACAGAGACTCTGACTGAAGAGGCCTGCACCAGGCCAGAGGCCCCAGTGCAGGCACCCATCTGTGCAGGCCCCCAGCCCTGCTCTGAAGGCAGGAGTCAACCCCCCTGCCACAGGAGATTGAACGGGGAGGCAGAGCCAGAGCAGGGGGCACCCAGGACTTCAAATGGAGGACACAAGCGGCCCTCTGTCAGTGCCTTCCAGTCTTTGAGTGCTGATCCCAGCAGGGAGGGACTGTGTAATGGCGAGAGCTTGGAGGGGGAGCCCTGCAGTGGCCCTCACTGGGCCAAGGTGAATGGGGAGCGGGCCCCACTGAGCCGCCAGGTGTCCCTGGCCTCCTGCAACTCCCTGACCCACCACCGCCGGGGCAGCTGCTCCCAGCACCGCTGCCTCCATGCCCTAATGGGGCGCCCCGCCGCCACACCCAGCCCCGAGCAGCCGGCCCGCAGTCACCTGGACGATGACGGGCTGACGCTCCACACGGACGCCATCCAGCAGCGGTTGAGGCAGATCGAGGCAGGCCACCAGATGGAGGTGGAGACGCTGAAGAAGCAGGTGCAGGAGCTGTGGAGCCGCCTGGAGAGCCATCACCACGCGGCGTCCCTCAGGATCAACGGAGATATGGGAGACGAAGTG ACCTCAATGACAGACTCTGAGTATAACCTGGATGCTAGCTGCCTGTCCCGCTGCAGCACAGAGCTCTTCTCCGAGGCTAGCTGGGAGCAGGTGGACAAGAATGACACTGAG GTGACCCGCTGGTACCCGGACCACTTGGCAGCCCAGTGCTACGGGTGTGAGAGTAGGTTCTGGCTCGCCACCAGGAAGCATCACTGCAG TGACAGGGAGCCTGTCCAAGAGGTCTG GAACTGTGGGAATGTATTCTGTGCCAGCTGCTGCGACCAGAAGATACCTGTGCCAAGCCAGCAGCTGTTTGAGCCCACCCGTGTTTGTAAGACCTGCTACGGCAGCCTCCAGATCAATACAGCTCCCAATCCCATGGAACTGGAGCTGGAAGAACCCATCACAGCCAGCTCCAACTAG